From a single Paramormyrops kingsleyae isolate MSU_618 chromosome 14, PKINGS_0.4, whole genome shotgun sequence genomic region:
- the ppp4r4 gene encoding serine/threonine-protein phosphatase 4 regulatory subunit 4 isoform X5, whose protein sequence is MTLNQSSLFGQIEDLQDLAIIERPIRRSLKTAEEIDKLTVDEDLNDIERAVYLLSSGQDIQRASVVVNLPNLVRQNPAETFRRVVPKVREVLHVAGVEMQLAAAGSFLTILQDDIVLIQTHTHSILQIVLLNLDHRDAVVSNAWLETLLSAIDALPKETIRQEILGPLVSKAQLSQSVQARMASCRILGKVAGKFESSMLKKELLPLVRSLCQDVEYEVRSCMCRQLENIARGIGVDHTKVMVLPELVELARDEGSTVRLAAFDTTVNLLEMLDNDDRTRIVFPLVKTFCEKCFKADEAVLASLSFQYGRLCHGLSGSFTDEQHLWFLEFYKKLCVLGLHLENGHCESQAYTLELERKYETVRRNCAYNFPAMVLFADPKCFLSELYPTFSSLCHDPEISVRRTAADGFHEVVKLLGPNVHYIHKELVALLQDESLEVLDALLNALQDTLELATSRGEGTGSESKQVNIPDLIPALAAAEQKAAASLRWRVHEKLLQKYACLPRVVSGDQIYFRFLQRMFAIVTTNNVLPVQREAARTLCIFLRYNRKQEQRQEIVGKVVEQLAQGKSYWNRLRYLDLCEIAMDLFSKSYFCKYFLGPALELVNDPVANVRYKLCRMLPRLKASIRLPAEKHLLQQLEFCVRRLLCREKDKDVVCTVRKIVLELDKMDITEPYHKRHERDLLDQKKETEEILLLEMEQLERQPIDGKLTIDKHAEKKRRDSKSGLSVSKSISGSTSGTMPSSSAGKELKKAKLSRSRSLSSHPSTSKMVNAEKTVKVKESGKECGNCPGSGKSSLHPVNGDTLPRSHHFGTTSSSAPPASPASAMPVLIRSNTEHRPSGSKETQPRKLSV, encoded by the exons CTCTGGTCAGGATATCCAGCGTGCCAGCGTGGTCGTGAACCTACCAAACCTGGTGCGTCAGAACCCGGCCGAGACCTTCCGCAGGGTGGTGCCGAAAGTGCGG GAGGTGCTGCATGTGGCCGGGGTGGAGATGCAGCTGGCTGCCGCCGGGTCATTCCTCACCATCCTTCAGGATGACATAGTCCTCATTCAGACCCACACCCACTCCATCCTGCAGATTGTCCTGCTCAACCTGGACCACCGAGACGCAG TGGTCAGCAACGCCTGGCTAGAGACACTTCTGTCCGCCATCGACGCTTTGCCGAAAGAGACCATCAGACAGGAG ATCCTGGGCCCGCTGGTGTCTAAGGCCCAACTCTCACAGTCTGTGCAGGCCCGGATGGCCAGCTGCCGTATCCTGGGGAAGGTGGCTGGCAAGTTTGAGTCCTCAAT gctgaagaaggagctgCTGCCCCTGGTCCGGTCCCTGTGCCAGGACGTGGAGTATGAGGTGCGCTCCTGCATGTGTCGGCAGCTGGAGAACATCGCCAGGGGAATCGg GGTGGATCACACCAAGGTGATGGTGCTGCCAGAGCTGGTGGAGCTGGCCCGAGATGAGGGGAGCACCGTCAGGCTGGCCGCTTTCGACACAACCGTCAACCTGCTGGAGATGCTCGACAATG ATGATAGAACACGCATCGTGTTCCCTCTGGTCAAGACCTTTTGTGAGAAGTGCTTCAAAGCGGACGAGGCGGTTCTGGCCTCGCTGTCCTTTCAGTACGGGAGGCTCTGTCATGGCCTGTCAG GGAGCTTCACGGACGAGCAGCATCTGTGGTTCCTGGAGTTCTACAAGAAGCTGTGTGTCCTTGGTCTCCACCTGGAGAACGGGCACTGTGAGAGCCAGGCCTACACCCTGGAGCTGGAGAGGAAGTACGAGACAGTGCGCAGGAACTGTGCATACAACTTCCCT GCTATGGTTCTGTTTGCGGACCCTAAGTGCTTTCTGTCGGAGCTGTATCCCACTTTCTCCAGCCTGTGCCATGACCCCGAGATCTCTGTACGGCGTACGGCCGCAGATGGTTTCCATGAA GTTGTCAAACTCCTGGGCCCCAACGTGCATTACATTCATAAGGAACTCGTCGCGCTTTTGCAGGACGAGTCTCTGGAG GTCCTGGATGCCCTGTTAAACGCCCTACAGGACACGCTTGAGCTGGCCACGTCCAGAGGGGAGGGCACTGGCTCTGAGAGTAAG CAGGTGAATATACCAGACCTGATCCCGGCCCtggcagcagcagagcagaaggCGGCAGCCTCGCTGCGGTGGCGCGTCCACGAGAAGCTGCTGCAGAAGTACGCCTGCCTGCCCCGCGTGGTCTCCGGGGACCAGATCTACTTCCGCTTCTTGCAGAGGATGTTTGCCATCGTCACAACCAAT AACGTTCTCCCGGTTCAGCGGGAGGCAGCACGGACACTCTGCATCTTTCTTCGCTACAACCGTAAGCAGGAGCAGCGGCAGGAAATCGTCGGCAAAGTGGTGGAAC AGCTGGCACAAGGGAAGAGCTATTGGAACAGGTTGAGGTACCTGGACCTCTGTGAGATCGCCATGGACCTCTTCTCTAAGTCCTACTTCTGCAAATACTTCCTGGGCCCTGCACTGGAGCTGGTCAATGACCCTGTTGCCAATGTCAG gtaCAAGCTGTGTCGAATGCTGCCCAGGCTAAAGGCGTCCATCAGGCTGCCTGCAGAGAAACatctgctgcagcagctggagTTCTGTGTGCGCAGGCTGCTATGCCGTGAGAAGGACAAGGACGTGGTGTGCACTGTCCGCAAG ATTGTGCTGGAACTGGACAAAATGGACATCACAGAACCA TACCACAAGAGGCACGAAAGAGACCTGCTGGACCAGAAGAAGGAAACGGAGGAGATCCTCCTCTTAGAGATG GAGCAGCTGGAAAGGCAGCCAATAGATGGAAAGCTCACAATCGACAAACACGCAGAAAAAAAAC GGAGGGACAGTAAATCTGGGCTGTCTGTATCGAAAAGCATATCAGGCTCTACATCCGGGACAATGCCGTCCTCCTCGGCTG GCAAGGAGCTGAAGAAGGCCAAGTTGTCCCGGAGTCGATCGCTGAGCAGCCACCCGAGCACGTCCAAGATGGTCAATGCGGAGAAAACAGT AAAGGTTAAGGAGTCTGGGAAAGAGTGCGGGAATTGTCCAGGAAGCGGGAAGAGTAGCCTCCATCCTGTCAACG GTGACACCCTGCCTAGATCCCACCATTTTGGCACCACGTCGAGCTCTGCGCCCCCCGCTTCTCCCGCATCAGCCATGCCAGTGCTGATCCGCAGCAACACGGAGCACCGGCCCAGTGGCTCCAAGGAGACACAGCCCAGGAAACTTAGCGTGTAG